Proteins co-encoded in one Lysobacter solisilvae genomic window:
- a CDS encoding LysR family transcriptional regulator, with product MALRPGSTPRFAYKGDRLKPLRAFCQTARLGSVSRAAEALYLSQPAVTLQLQALERDLGVRLLERSGRRITLTREGQELYELARPLVEGLDGLDSAFRDRVSGLDAGDLQVAAGSSTILYLLPKIVEAFQARHPEVRLSLHNVTGAGGLELLRSDAVDLAVGSMLDVPADLDYAPVYRFEPMLITPRDHPLAHKPELALGDLSPYGLILPPKRLTTYRLVDLVFHQNRVPYTVALEVGGWEVIKQYVAMGLGISIVTAICLTDADRERLAARSLARYFPSRTYGVVVRKGKFLSPQARAFTELIKPALFERGDYYGTGPSER from the coding sequence ATGGCGCTGCGCCCTGGTTCCACGCCCCGGTTCGCTTACAAGGGCGACCGCCTCAAGCCCCTGCGGGCCTTCTGCCAGACCGCCCGACTGGGGTCGGTCTCCCGCGCCGCCGAGGCCCTCTACCTGAGCCAGCCGGCCGTGACCCTGCAGCTGCAGGCGCTGGAACGTGACCTGGGCGTGCGCCTGCTGGAGCGCAGCGGGCGCCGGATCACCCTGACCCGCGAGGGTCAGGAGCTCTACGAGCTGGCCCGCCCCCTGGTGGAAGGACTGGACGGCCTGGACTCGGCCTTCCGCGACCGGGTGAGCGGCCTGGACGCGGGCGACCTGCAGGTGGCCGCCGGCAGTTCCACGATCCTCTATCTGCTGCCGAAGATCGTCGAAGCCTTCCAGGCGCGGCACCCGGAGGTGCGGCTGAGCCTGCACAACGTCACCGGCGCCGGCGGCCTGGAGCTGTTGCGCTCGGACGCGGTCGACCTGGCCGTGGGCTCGATGCTCGACGTCCCGGCGGACCTGGACTACGCGCCGGTCTACCGCTTCGAACCCATGCTGATCACGCCGCGCGACCACCCGCTGGCGCACAAGCCCGAGCTCGCCCTGGGGGACCTGTCGCCCTACGGCCTGATCCTGCCCCCCAAGCGGCTGACCACCTACCGCCTGGTCGACCTGGTCTTCCACCAGAACCGCGTGCCTTACACCGTCGCGCTCGAGGTGGGCGGCTGGGAGGTGATCAAGCAGTACGTGGCGATGGGCCTGGGGATCAGCATCGTCACCGCGATCTGCCTCACCGATGCCGACCGCGAGCGGCTGGCCGCGCGTTCCCTGGCCCGGTACTTCCCGTCGCGCACGTACGGCGTCGTGGTGCGCAAGGGCAAGTTCCTGTCGCCGCAGGCGCGCGCGTTCACCGAGCTGATCAAGCCGGCGCTGTTCGAGCGTGGGGACTACTACGGGACCGGGCCGTCGGAACGCTGA
- a CDS encoding glycosyltransferase family 2 protein, whose product MNPLASVALPIPPGLIAVLDFVQWSAIAWFFALHLASLAPAYVATVRAVLRQHRHGVRLPWGNVGPCQPPVSILVPAFNDEPGIVATVRALLRLGYRDYEIIVVNDGSSDDTLQALVRAFGLVPFPEAYRRRLRTGQLHCLFASPAYPRVRVVDKAHGGRADALNAGINCARFPLFCVVDTQRVLQRDSLDRMVQPFLEDATTVAAFGALRVVNGCQARDGFVTRADLPRRLLPMLQAVESLRGFVQARLAGPALNALPAMPGAFGLFHKERIIAAGGYRDDTAAVDMELCLRLHGQLRAQRRPYRIAFVPDPVCWVRAPETLRRLRRQRSQAQRGLVESLLTHARMLFRREDGAVGSWSLPILLLVECAGPVIEVLGYAAVLLLALAGQLSPQSAAVFLFASVGLGIVHSLHAVATEELSFQLHPGPGQRVALVAAAIVENLGYRQLTSAWRVMGLSQALAALRARARVQPVAVSRPRPRQNPRRPAPAPAIPRPKVTRGVEHA is encoded by the coding sequence ATGAATCCGCTTGCGTCCGTGGCACTGCCGATCCCCCCGGGACTCATCGCCGTGCTGGACTTCGTGCAATGGAGCGCCATCGCCTGGTTCTTCGCGCTGCATCTGGCAAGCCTGGCGCCTGCCTACGTCGCCACGGTCCGCGCCGTGCTGCGCCAGCACCGCCATGGAGTGCGCCTGCCCTGGGGGAATGTCGGGCCCTGCCAGCCGCCGGTGAGCATCCTGGTGCCGGCGTTCAACGACGAACCCGGGATCGTCGCGACGGTGAGGGCGCTGTTGCGCCTGGGATATCGCGATTACGAAATCATCGTCGTCAATGACGGTTCCAGTGACGACACCCTGCAGGCGCTGGTGCGTGCCTTCGGCCTGGTGCCGTTTCCCGAAGCCTACCGGCGGCGGCTGCGTACGGGCCAGCTGCACTGCCTGTTCGCATCGCCGGCCTACCCGCGGGTGCGCGTGGTCGACAAGGCGCACGGCGGCCGCGCCGACGCGCTCAACGCGGGCATCAACTGTGCGCGCTTTCCGCTGTTCTGCGTGGTCGATACGCAACGCGTCCTGCAACGCGACAGCCTGGACCGCATGGTGCAGCCCTTCCTGGAGGACGCCACCACCGTCGCCGCCTTCGGCGCGCTGCGCGTGGTCAACGGCTGCCAGGCCAGGGACGGCTTCGTGACCCGCGCCGATCTGCCGCGGCGCCTGCTCCCGATGCTGCAGGCGGTGGAATCCCTGCGCGGCTTCGTGCAGGCCCGCCTGGCCGGCCCGGCCTTGAACGCGCTGCCCGCCATGCCCGGCGCGTTCGGCCTGTTCCACAAGGAGCGCATCATCGCCGCCGGTGGGTACCGCGACGACACCGCAGCCGTGGACATGGAGCTCTGCCTGCGGCTGCACGGCCAGCTGCGTGCGCAGCGCCGGCCCTATCGCATTGCCTTCGTGCCGGACCCGGTGTGCTGGGTGCGGGCGCCCGAAACCCTGCGCAGGTTGCGCCGCCAGCGCAGCCAGGCGCAGCGCGGTCTGGTCGAGAGCCTGCTGACGCATGCGCGCATGCTGTTCCGGCGCGAGGATGGCGCCGTGGGCAGCTGGTCCCTGCCGATCCTGCTGCTGGTCGAGTGCGCCGGCCCGGTGATCGAGGTCCTGGGCTATGCCGCGGTGCTGCTGCTGGCCCTGGCGGGCCAGTTGTCGCCGCAGTCCGCCGCGGTGTTCCTGTTCGCCAGCGTGGGCCTGGGCATTGTCCACTCGCTGCATGCGGTGGCGACGGAAGAACTTTCGTTCCAGCTGCATCCTGGCCCGGGTCAGCGCGTGGCGCTGGTGGCGGCCGCGATCGTCGAGAACCTGGGCTACCGCCAGCTGACGTCGGCCTGGCGGGTCATGGGCTTGTCGCAGGCCCTGGCCGCGCTGCGCGCCCGCGCCCGTGTCCAGCCGGTCGCCGTTTCCCGGCCGCGGCCGCGTCAGAACCCGCGCCGGCCGGCGCCCGCGCCCGCCATCCCCCGGCCGAAGGTGACCCGCGGCGTCGAGCACGCCTGA
- a CDS encoding HEAT repeat domain-containing protein → MDLTPPAILGSADPGLVLAWWLGAGVLVLALTMLAATLALRRIVDARERNRERAAMQWRRILLDHAEGLPSTIPALVPRDLAGFIEAWNSAHQSVSDPSNPGLQRVAREVGLDRYLYAAIDHGHPDERVMAIVALGFLRGRAHFERLAGYLNDRSTLVSLSAARALMQIDPGRAVHMLVPHIVARQDWPQAGVAQMLHESSPGPAARDIVSRELGSATMQATAHVAPRLLRCLSELDPAQAAPVVRHILDQQPDDRLVSTCLQVIADPDALDLVRSLLSHPRWHVRMHAAATLGRIGRADDEALLAPLLADGQWWVRYRAALAISRLPEMDPEGMQRVRDAQTDRFARDVLDHVIAERHMEVDS, encoded by the coding sequence ATGGATCTGACCCCGCCCGCGATCCTGGGCTCCGCCGACCCGGGCCTGGTCCTGGCCTGGTGGCTCGGTGCGGGCGTGCTCGTCCTCGCGCTGACGATGCTGGCCGCCACGCTCGCCCTGCGCCGGATCGTCGATGCGCGCGAACGCAACCGCGAGCGCGCGGCGATGCAGTGGCGGCGAATCCTGCTCGACCACGCCGAAGGGCTGCCCTCGACGATCCCCGCGCTGGTGCCGCGCGACCTGGCCGGTTTCATCGAAGCCTGGAACAGCGCGCACCAGAGCGTGAGCGACCCCTCCAACCCGGGCCTGCAACGCGTGGCCCGCGAGGTCGGCCTGGACCGGTACCTGTACGCGGCCATCGACCACGGCCATCCCGACGAGCGCGTCATGGCGATCGTCGCGCTGGGATTCCTGCGTGGGCGCGCGCACTTCGAGCGGCTGGCGGGCTATCTCAATGACCGCAGTACGCTGGTCTCGCTCAGCGCCGCGCGCGCGCTGATGCAGATCGACCCGGGCCGAGCGGTGCACATGCTCGTGCCGCACATCGTCGCGCGCCAGGACTGGCCGCAGGCCGGCGTGGCGCAGATGCTGCACGAAAGCAGCCCCGGGCCCGCGGCGCGCGACATCGTCTCCCGCGAACTGGGCAGCGCGACCATGCAGGCCACGGCCCACGTCGCACCCCGGCTGCTGCGCTGCCTGTCCGAACTCGATCCGGCGCAGGCGGCGCCGGTCGTGCGCCACATCCTCGACCAGCAGCCCGACGACCGCCTGGTGTCGACCTGCCTGCAGGTGATCGCCGACCCGGACGCGCTGGACCTGGTGCGTTCGCTGCTCTCGCACCCGCGCTGGCACGTGCGCATGCATGCGGCCGCCACGCTTGGGCGCATCGGCCGGGCGGACGACGAAGCACTGCTGGCGCCGCTGCTCGCCGATGGCCAGTGGTGGGTGCGTTACCGCGCGGCGCTGGCGATATCGCGGCTGCCCGAGATGGATCCGGAAGGCATGCAGCGCGTGCGCGATGCGCAGACCGACCGCTTCGCCCGCGACGTGCTCGACCACGTCATCGCCGAGCGGCACATGGAGGTCGACTCATGA
- a CDS encoding lysophospholipid acyltransferase family protein: MSENDTRVLALPPSAPRVRGNRLARWLGLAVLRLGGWRMEGRFPDIPKLVLIGAPHSSNWDGIWGFAAKVALGLDIKILGKDSLFKVPLMGALLKRMGVIPVDRSAAHGVVEQSAQMIRRADRFWYGLAPEGTRKPVERWKTGFWKIARAAEVPVLPAYFHYGRKVIGIGPPFELGEDMAQDMARIREWYRGVSQGKFHDV, translated from the coding sequence ATGAGCGAAAACGACACCCGGGTGCTTGCGCTGCCACCCAGTGCACCGCGCGTGCGCGGCAACCGGCTGGCACGCTGGCTGGGCCTGGCCGTACTGCGCCTGGGCGGCTGGCGCATGGAGGGCCGCTTCCCGGACATTCCCAAGCTGGTGCTGATCGGCGCACCGCATTCGTCCAACTGGGACGGTATCTGGGGTTTCGCCGCCAAGGTGGCGCTGGGCCTGGACATCAAGATCCTGGGCAAGGATTCGCTGTTCAAGGTCCCGCTGATGGGCGCCCTGCTCAAGCGCATGGGCGTGATCCCGGTCGACCGCAGCGCGGCGCACGGCGTGGTGGAACAGTCGGCGCAGATGATCCGCCGGGCCGACCGCTTCTGGTATGGCCTGGCGCCCGAGGGGACCCGCAAGCCGGTGGAGCGGTGGAAGACCGGCTTCTGGAAGATCGCCCGCGCCGCCGAGGTGCCGGTCCTGCCGGCGTATTTCCATTACGGCCGCAAGGTCATCGGGATCGGTCCCCCGTTCGAGCTGGGCGAGGACATGGCCCAGGACATGGCCCGCATCCGCGAGTGGTACCGCGGCGTGTCGCAGGGCAAGTTCCACGACGTCTGA